The following proteins come from a genomic window of Trinickia caryophylli:
- a CDS encoding DUF3304 domain-containing protein, translating to MIFVNKRIVLPVFAALVLAGCDAFSSEPVYRGISVEGMNYTPFNLTRFVIRDKYGNRASGGGDLMPGAGEGRLSCCYKLKGTDFTVDWEIYDADEAVKNIYAPIKKIHKTTQIHFPKTKISGGAGDVALVVHFYPDYHVEFDFRNDLSGSRIDYSAVDYWLQTKYGKAANPGNLNEFTVFRKTARVASQGWLKYRLTDTADLEQYVYYMLLVNPKFDEHPAVQRILQDSKGKPGAFGAAMQKLPDAVVQEIKNNHFEHMLTGATR from the coding sequence ATGATATTCGTCAACAAACGGATAGTCCTCCCCGTGTTCGCCGCACTGGTACTGGCGGGCTGCGACGCTTTTTCGTCGGAACCGGTCTATCGTGGAATTAGCGTGGAAGGGATGAATTACACCCCGTTTAATCTTACCCGCTTCGTGATTCGCGACAAATATGGCAACAGAGCTAGCGGCGGAGGGGATCTCATGCCCGGTGCCGGTGAGGGGCGACTCAGTTGCTGCTACAAGTTGAAGGGAACGGACTTCACGGTCGACTGGGAAATATACGATGCAGATGAAGCTGTCAAGAATATTTACGCGCCTATTAAGAAAATTCACAAAACAACGCAGATACATTTTCCCAAGACGAAGATATCCGGTGGCGCGGGCGATGTGGCGTTGGTCGTGCATTTTTATCCCGACTATCACGTTGAGTTCGATTTTAGAAACGACCTGAGCGGTAGCAGGATCGACTATTCAGCGGTCGATTACTGGCTTCAAACCAAATATGGAAAGGCGGCGAATCCGGGCAATCTTAACGAATTCACCGTGTTCCGTAAGACCGCGCGCGTCGCATCGCAAGGCTGGCTGAAATACCGGCTGACGGACACGGCAGATCTGGAGCAGTACGTGTACTACATGCTGCTCGTCAATCCGAAGTTCGATGAGCATCCGGCGGTGCAACGCATTCTCCAGGATTCGAAGGGAAAGCCGGGCGCATTCGGTGCAGCGATGCAGAAGCTACCGGATGCCGTGGTCCAGGAAATCAAGAACAACCATTTTGAGCATATGCTGACAGGAGCAACACGATGA
- a CDS encoding DUF4123 domain-containing protein — MPDPVIASSQDNEFSWEKWRESLLAQFDVVQNDERRTQLYLLVDSRANPGLDKLLPLVPGLAWASLWQESLLESYTDIAPYLIQIDRIAFGDPRDLQSRLVRRLWKEGRDLHMLTWIWSPLSLKSLNLHFRHYCRYATPDKRAFFLHFYDNRILERLLAVWTEEEAHAFLSPCEELWYRDRDLNEVIWRNDAAATDLATIDEQVLSVDQHKTLLWLGLPDKFAMQLREMYGAVIDNVSDTALFHHVSEQLGRAARYRIADDDDLLNYVSKGLVISPWFDEHPLIQERLTRAMQGQMTYREALTQIDREVLRQASRMHELPDSQAS; from the coding sequence ATGCCCGATCCGGTCATCGCTTCGAGCCAGGACAACGAATTCTCCTGGGAAAAGTGGCGCGAGAGCCTGCTGGCGCAATTCGACGTTGTGCAAAATGATGAACGGCGCACACAGCTTTACCTTCTTGTTGATTCCCGGGCCAATCCTGGCCTTGACAAGCTTTTGCCCCTAGTGCCGGGTCTTGCCTGGGCATCCCTCTGGCAGGAATCTCTTCTCGAGTCCTATACAGACATCGCGCCGTATCTGATTCAGATCGATCGGATTGCATTCGGTGATCCACGCGACCTGCAGAGCCGACTGGTCCGGCGTCTCTGGAAAGAGGGCCGCGATCTGCACATGCTGACGTGGATCTGGTCCCCGTTGTCGCTCAAGTCTTTGAATCTGCATTTCCGACATTACTGCCGATACGCGACCCCAGACAAGCGCGCGTTCTTTCTGCACTTCTATGACAACCGTATTTTGGAGCGCTTGCTTGCGGTTTGGACCGAAGAAGAGGCGCATGCCTTCCTTTCGCCTTGCGAAGAGCTTTGGTATCGCGATCGGGATCTGAACGAGGTTATCTGGCGCAACGATGCTGCTGCCACGGATCTTGCGACCATTGACGAACAGGTCCTGTCGGTTGACCAACACAAGACGCTGCTCTGGCTGGGCCTGCCCGATAAGTTTGCGATGCAGTTGCGAGAAATGTACGGCGCGGTCATCGATAACGTATCGGACACTGCATTGTTTCACCACGTGTCGGAACAGCTTGGGCGTGCCGCACGATACCGCATCGCCGACGATGATGATCTCTTGAATTATGTTTCCAAGGGGCTCGTAATTTCACCGTGGTTTGACGAACACCCGCTCATCCAGGAGCGGCTAACTCGCGCGATGCAAGGCCAGATGACTTACCGCGAAGCCTTGACCCAGATCGATCGTGAGGTACTGCGCCAGGCTTCCCGCATGCACGAACTGCCCGATTCACAAGCGAGCTAA
- a CDS encoding type VI secretion system Vgr family protein, with protein sequence MSSILPTQAYELKLAPHPAPTSVLKFTGRDALSELYRYDIEFTSPVAGIAMDQVVGRPAKFIVAPIDPNMNYLRTMFGENAEQFSKMPAAYTVHGVITEFDEFSTSADQTHYRVRLEPALADLNRGVTSRLFQKQSVEEIITDTLRHYGYRAGVDFVFQLRHKYKRHEYTTQYCETTFAFIQRLCAQEGIWFRWEQKKDRSVVVFGDDLDAYARKQRTVPYRRDSGLESSGMDAIKTLDKRTRRVPEAVRLHDYNHRQAGVPLLVEENAARDDKTTSGIDYRWGEHYETPEEGKGVARRRHEAYLANQITFKGTGNPFWLEAGEVMRVDPNPADAKHGIFITSVESSGGRGDSFWLTFEGIPSDRVWRTPIAVIRRPTIDGILPARITSPGNYKYAYLTEQGWYVIKLPFDLDEWSPGGTSRPVRFAKPYSGDNYGHHFPLIDGAEVAVVFTDGHPDRPVIIGAMHDSLHPDLVNNLNHTRNIVRTAAQNELRMEDKEGIEHIHLTTPHQTSELNLGHMVDGDRKERGRGAELRTDGHLAARGPQGMLLTTETQNGASGHQLDMTGAKEQLQRAIDRMESLTGAIQAAESTVAELRKQKALYAEALDGLKRAAILMSAPAGIGLTSGEHLQVNADQNLIATAGGNFDVGVMHNFTVAAARQIALFAQAQGMRLVAAKQDVIMQARTGAMALSASKDLHLTSVDGAIVAASRGAVTLTSGGAYIKIDGGNIELGCPGDITLKCGNFHWTGPGNLSVPLSAMPIGPCKECLLDAHRGVEAMTEVA encoded by the coding sequence TCCCGCGAAGTTCATCGTTGCCCCGATCGACCCGAACATGAACTATCTGCGCACGATGTTCGGAGAGAACGCGGAGCAGTTTAGCAAGATGCCGGCCGCCTATACGGTTCACGGCGTCATTACGGAGTTCGATGAGTTCTCGACGTCCGCCGATCAGACGCACTATCGGGTCCGCTTGGAGCCGGCGCTCGCCGACCTGAACCGAGGCGTCACGAGCCGGCTGTTCCAGAAGCAGTCGGTCGAAGAGATCATCACCGATACGCTGCGCCATTACGGCTACCGGGCCGGCGTGGACTTCGTGTTTCAGTTGCGCCACAAGTACAAGCGGCACGAGTACACCACCCAGTATTGCGAGACAACGTTTGCGTTTATCCAGCGCCTCTGTGCGCAAGAGGGCATCTGGTTCCGTTGGGAGCAGAAGAAGGATCGGTCGGTGGTGGTGTTCGGCGACGATCTCGACGCGTACGCGCGCAAGCAGCGCACCGTGCCATATCGGCGCGACTCGGGGTTGGAAAGCTCCGGCATGGACGCGATCAAGACGCTCGACAAGCGGACCCGGCGCGTGCCCGAGGCCGTGCGGTTGCACGACTATAACCACCGTCAGGCAGGTGTACCGCTATTGGTAGAGGAAAACGCGGCGCGCGACGACAAGACGACGAGCGGCATCGACTACCGCTGGGGCGAGCACTACGAGACGCCGGAAGAGGGCAAAGGCGTCGCTCGTCGGCGTCACGAGGCGTATCTGGCAAATCAAATCACCTTCAAGGGTACCGGCAATCCGTTCTGGCTCGAGGCGGGCGAGGTCATGCGCGTCGATCCGAATCCGGCCGACGCCAAGCACGGGATTTTTATCACGTCCGTCGAATCGAGTGGCGGGCGTGGTGACTCATTCTGGCTGACCTTCGAGGGGATTCCATCGGATCGGGTCTGGCGCACGCCCATCGCTGTGATCAGGCGGCCGACCATTGACGGCATCCTGCCGGCGCGGATCACGTCGCCGGGAAACTACAAGTACGCGTACCTGACCGAGCAGGGCTGGTATGTGATCAAGCTGCCGTTCGATCTGGACGAATGGAGCCCGGGCGGTACGAGCCGGCCGGTGCGGTTCGCGAAGCCGTATAGCGGCGACAACTACGGTCATCACTTCCCGCTGATCGACGGGGCGGAGGTGGCGGTTGTCTTTACCGATGGTCATCCGGACAGGCCCGTAATCATCGGGGCGATGCACGACAGCCTGCATCCCGATCTCGTCAACAACCTGAATCACACCCGGAACATCGTTCGCACTGCGGCGCAGAACGAATTGCGGATGGAGGATAAGGAAGGGATCGAGCACATTCACCTGACCACGCCGCATCAGACCAGTGAGCTCAATCTGGGGCATATGGTCGATGGGGATCGCAAGGAGCGGGGGCGGGGGGCGGAGTTGCGGACCGACGGACATCTGGCCGCACGTGGGCCGCAAGGCATGTTATTGACCACGGAGACTCAGAACGGGGCATCGGGGCACCAGCTCGATATGACGGGTGCCAAGGAGCAACTGCAGCGGGCAATCGACCGAATGGAGTCACTGACCGGGGCCATTCAGGCTGCTGAATCCACGGTAGCCGAACTGAGAAAGCAGAAGGCCCTTTACGCGGAAGCACTCGATGGCCTGAAACGGGCAGCCATTCTCATGAGCGCTCCAGCCGGCATCGGACTAACGTCGGGTGAGCATCTGCAGGTCAACGCCGATCAGAACCTCATCGCGACGGCTGGGGGCAACTTCGACGTAGGTGTCATGCACAATTTCACGGTGGCGGCAGCTCGCCAAATTGCGCTTTTTGCGCAGGCGCAAGGTATGAGACTGGTTGCCGCAAAGCAGGACGTGATCATGCAGGCTCGTACCGGCGCAATGGCGCTGTCGGCGTCGAAAGATCTGCATCTGACTAGCGTCGATGGGGCGATCGTGGCTGCGTCCCGCGGCGCAGTGACACTGACAAGTGGGGGGGCCTACATCAAGATCGACGGTGGCAACATCGAACTAGGGTGTCCTGGCGATATCACACTCAAGTGCGGCAATTTTCATTGGACCGGGCCTGGCAATCTGTCTGTCCCGTTATCGGCAATGCCGATTGGACCATGCAAGGAATGCCTGCTGGACGCCCATCGCGGCGTCGAAGCGATGACGGAGGTCGCATAA